One region of Roseovarius faecimaris genomic DNA includes:
- a CDS encoding transglutaminase-like domain-containing protein, translated as MRVSIGCRLRYSFPQPTPLIAMLNVHYSRFGDLERADYLVTSPSVPLESYRDGFGNWCTRLLAPAGDFALSTDGIFRDYGRPDPASPGAQQHAVQDLPFETLVFLRGSRYCDTDLLSEEAWRLFETTDPGWSRVQAICDFVHGHVRFDYMQAKATRTASQSMAERQGVCRDFAHLAIALCRCMNIPARYCTGYLSDIGEPLPHPPGDFAAWMEVFLAGEWHMFDPRNNKPKFARILIARGRDAADVPLTQTFGQNTLTEFKVWTDDLV; from the coding sequence ATGCGGGTCAGCATCGGGTGTCGTCTGCGATACAGCTTCCCGCAGCCGACGCCGCTGATTGCGATGCTGAACGTCCACTACTCGCGCTTTGGCGATCTGGAGCGTGCCGATTACCTCGTGACGTCGCCAAGCGTGCCGCTCGAAAGCTACCGCGACGGCTTCGGCAACTGGTGTACGCGCCTCCTGGCTCCGGCGGGCGACTTCGCGCTGTCAACGGATGGCATCTTCCGCGACTATGGCCGACCCGATCCCGCGTCCCCTGGCGCGCAGCAGCACGCGGTCCAGGATCTGCCTTTCGAGACCCTCGTGTTTCTTCGGGGCAGCCGGTATTGCGATACCGATCTTCTTTCGGAGGAGGCGTGGCGTCTTTTCGAGACCACGGACCCGGGATGGTCACGCGTTCAGGCGATCTGCGATTTCGTGCATGGGCATGTCCGCTTCGACTACATGCAGGCGAAAGCGACGCGCACCGCATCGCAGTCAATGGCCGAGCGACAGGGCGTCTGCCGTGATTTTGCTCACCTCGCCATCGCCTTGTGCCGCTGCATGAATATTCCGGCACGCTACTGCACCGGATATCTGAGCGACATCGGTGAACCTCTGCCTCATCCGCCCGGGGACTTTGCGGCGTGGATGGAGGTCTTTCTCGCTGGTGAATGGCACATGTTCGACCCGCGGAACAACAAGCCTAAGTTTGCGAGAATTCTGATCGCGCGGGGCCGCGATGCCGCTGACGTCCCTCTGACCCAGACATTTGGTCAGAACACGCTGACGGAGTTCAAGGTTTGGACTGACGATCTGGTGTGA
- the hflC gene encoding protease modulator HflC, with translation MKTISTITAGIAVAGLAAASSAIYTVGEVEQAIITQFGKPVGAPITEAGLKIKLPFVQEVNRIDSRVLEWDGSPSDMPTKDKLYISVDLFARWKITDPLQYFLRLRDERSAQSRLDDILGSETRNAVAKHELIEIVRTTRGRTPLRDTLLTDQELAQDIGALVPITKGRALVEQQIFEAAAEKVRVFGIELLDIRFKRINYNESVRPKIYDRMISERRQIAERFLSEGNGEAARIQGNRVRDLNKIQSEAYRAVEEIRGAADAAAAAIYAGAYNVDAVSVEFYDFTRTMQAYGDMISDDTTLVLTTDSDLFQFLRGMQGEADPVRDPGSVPDDGGVASTGRARPAQDPSTPIVTRTDVELGQ, from the coding sequence ATGAAGACCATTTCGACCATTACCGCCGGGATCGCCGTCGCCGGTCTCGCCGCTGCATCATCCGCGATCTACACGGTCGGGGAGGTGGAGCAAGCCATCATCACCCAGTTCGGCAAACCGGTCGGCGCGCCGATCACCGAGGCCGGTCTTAAGATAAAACTCCCCTTCGTTCAGGAGGTTAACCGGATCGACAGCCGGGTTCTGGAGTGGGACGGCTCGCCATCGGACATGCCCACCAAAGACAAGCTCTATATCTCGGTCGATCTCTTCGCGCGCTGGAAGATCACCGATCCTCTGCAGTACTTTCTGCGCCTGCGCGACGAGCGCAGCGCCCAGTCGCGCCTCGATGATATCCTCGGTAGCGAGACGCGGAACGCCGTCGCCAAGCACGAACTCATCGAGATTGTGCGCACGACCAGGGGCCGGACGCCGCTTCGGGACACGCTTCTGACTGATCAGGAGCTTGCGCAGGACATTGGCGCACTGGTTCCCATCACGAAGGGGCGGGCGCTGGTCGAGCAGCAGATCTTCGAGGCGGCGGCGGAGAAGGTGCGCGTCTTCGGGATTGAGCTTCTCGACATTCGTTTCAAGCGCATAAACTACAATGAGAGCGTGCGACCCAAGATCTATGACCGCATGATCTCGGAACGCCGGCAGATCGCCGAAAGATTCCTGTCCGAAGGCAACGGTGAAGCGGCCCGTATTCAAGGCAACAGGGTGCGGGATCTGAACAAGATCCAGTCCGAAGCCTATCGCGCTGTCGAGGAAATCCGCGGTGCCGCCGATGCCGCAGCAGCAGCAATCTATGCGGGCGCCTACAATGTCGATGCCGTTTCGGTCGAATTCTACGATTTCACCCGAACCATGCAGGCCTACGGCGACATGATCTCGGATGACACGACGCTTGTCCTGACGACGGACAGCGATCTGTTCCAGTTCCTGCGCGGCATGCAGGGCGAGGCAGACCCCGTCCGCGATCCGGGCAGCGTCCCGGACGACGGTGGCGTGGCATCAACCGGCAGGGCCCGACCAGCGCAAGACCCCTCGACGCCAATCGTGACACGCACAGATGTCGAGCTGGGGCAATAG
- the hflK gene encoding FtsH protease activity modulator HflK: MPSDNNGPEDRGPWKNKQTRVPPEVDAILRRGRDRLHGILPDGLPPVKRLAIGAAIALAAFGAWSSYYTVPSDSVAIVQRFGKYSAEVPPGLHFKIPFGIDVTTLVPVKRQLKQEFGFTTPGASDPYQSPTDGRRETEMVTGDLNAALVEWVVQYRISEPRKFLFEVREPSATLRYVSESVMREVVGDRTVDEVITVGRQEIESEALMKMQALATKYAMGISIDQVQLKNINPPQPVQASFNEVNQAQQEKERIINEARREYNRVIPLAEGEKDQRIREADGYRLRRINEAEGDAARFTALLTEYRLAPEVTRRRIYIETLQDVLPGIGSKIIVDGSTASILPLLNLDRQTGEQP; this comes from the coding sequence ATGCCTTCTGATAACAATGGACCGGAAGATCGCGGACCTTGGAAAAACAAGCAGACCCGCGTTCCCCCTGAGGTTGACGCAATTCTCAGGCGGGGTCGGGATCGGCTGCACGGCATCCTGCCGGACGGTCTGCCACCGGTGAAGCGTCTTGCAATCGGGGCCGCCATTGCGCTTGCGGCGTTTGGGGCGTGGTCCTCATATTACACCGTGCCGAGCGACTCCGTCGCGATTGTCCAACGGTTCGGGAAGTACTCGGCCGAGGTCCCTCCGGGGCTGCACTTCAAGATCCCGTTCGGGATCGACGTGACCACGTTGGTCCCGGTCAAGCGCCAGCTGAAACAAGAGTTCGGGTTCACGACTCCGGGTGCCTCCGATCCCTATCAGAGCCCGACGGACGGTCGCCGCGAGACCGAGATGGTGACTGGCGATCTCAACGCCGCGCTCGTGGAGTGGGTGGTGCAGTACCGGATTTCCGAACCCCGGAAGTTCTTGTTTGAAGTGCGCGAGCCAAGCGCGACCCTGCGTTACGTCTCGGAGTCCGTCATGCGCGAAGTTGTGGGAGACCGCACAGTCGACGAGGTGATCACCGTCGGGCGCCAGGAAATCGAAAGCGAAGCCCTGATGAAGATGCAGGCGCTCGCGACCAAATACGCGATGGGCATCAGCATCGATCAGGTACAGCTGAAGAACATCAATCCGCCCCAGCCGGTTCAGGCCTCGTTCAACGAGGTCAACCAGGCACAACAAGAGAAGGAGCGGATCATCAACGAGGCCCGCCGCGAATACAACCGCGTCATACCTCTGGCCGAAGGCGAAAAGGACCAGCGCATCCGCGAAGCCGATGGCTATCGCTTGAGGAGGATCAATGAAGCCGAGGGCGATGCGGCACGCTTCACGGCGCTCCTGACGGAATACCGTCTGGCGCCCGAAGTTACCCGGCGCCGGATCTACATCGAAACCCTGCAGGATGTTCTGCCGGGAATTGGCTCCAAGATCATTGTCGACGGGTCCACGGCAAGCATCCTGCCGCTTTTGAACCTGGATCGACAGACAGGAGAGCAACCATGA
- a CDS encoding Crp/Fnr family transcriptional regulator — MTSVEHSPLTRKLSAFVALSEVELAVLERLHQRRRSFVAGRDMVHQGQSAQAAYILSAGWVCSYKLQADGTRQIVDFQVPGDFLGLRSVLLRTSDHSFEPIVDIEAAEVLTSDLLEAFARTPRLATAILWAASRDEAMVVEHLVGIGRRDADARMAHFLLELGSRLALVGMGTEDGYDCPLTQYHLADALGLSAIHVNRVLRQLRENGLVTFRDGRVTFHDYEGLVELAEFDPAYLDQSGPLLK, encoded by the coding sequence ATGACATCAGTTGAACACAGCCCCCTGACCCGCAAACTTTCGGCCTTTGTCGCTTTGTCGGAGGTCGAGCTGGCCGTGCTTGAACGACTGCATCAGCGTCGCCGCTCCTTCGTCGCGGGGCGTGATATGGTGCATCAGGGCCAGTCGGCTCAGGCCGCGTATATTCTGTCCGCGGGTTGGGTCTGTTCCTACAAACTGCAGGCCGACGGGACCCGGCAGATCGTGGATTTCCAGGTGCCAGGAGATTTTCTGGGATTGCGCAGCGTCCTGTTGCGCACGTCGGACCACAGCTTCGAACCCATCGTGGACATCGAGGCAGCCGAAGTGCTGACAAGCGACCTGTTGGAAGCGTTCGCCCGGACCCCTCGCTTGGCGACCGCCATACTCTGGGCAGCGTCAAGGGACGAGGCGATGGTCGTGGAGCATCTCGTCGGGATCGGCAGGCGTGATGCTGACGCCCGCATGGCGCATTTCCTGCTGGAGCTGGGATCGCGGCTTGCGCTGGTGGGCATGGGGACTGAGGATGGGTATGATTGCCCGCTGACCCAGTATCACCTGGCAGATGCCTTGGGGCTTAGTGCGATTCACGTGAACCGCGTCCTGCGGCAGCTTCGCGAGAACGGACTGGTGACCTTTCGGGACGGCCGCGTGACGTTTCACGACTATGAGGGGCTGGTGGAACTTGCCGAGTTCGATCCGGCGTATCTGGATCAGAGCGGCCCGCTCCTGAAATGA
- a CDS encoding co-chaperone GroES, with translation MSFTPLHDRVLVRRIEGDETTKGGLIIPDTAKGKPQEGEVVSVGAGGRREDGERIPMDVKSGDRILFGKWSGSEIKLDGEDFMIMKKSDIHGVIA, from the coding sequence ATGTCATTCACTCCACTCCACGACCGGGTTCTTGTTCGTCGCATTGAAGGCGATGAGACGACGAAGGGAGGTCTCATCATTCCCGATACCGCTAAGGGGAAACCTCAAGAAGGCGAAGTCGTCTCCGTTGGCGCGGGCGGAAGACGCGAGGACGGCGAGCGCATCCCGATGGACGTGAAATCCGGCGACCGGATCCTGTTTGGAAAATGGTCTGGATCAGAGATCAAACTCGATGGCGAAGACTTTATGATCATGAAGAAGAGCGACATTCACGGCGTGATCGCATGA
- the groL gene encoding chaperonin GroEL (60 kDa chaperone family; promotes refolding of misfolded polypeptides especially under stressful conditions; forms two stacked rings of heptamers to form a barrel-shaped 14mer; ends can be capped by GroES; misfolded proteins enter the barrel where they are refolded when GroES binds) — translation MSAKEVRFSTDARDRMLKGINTLANAVKITLGPKGRNVILDKSWGAPRITKDGVTVAKEIELSDHFENMGAQMVKEVAQRTNDEAGDGTSTATVLAHAIVREGMKSVAAGMNPMDLKRGIDKAVAAVVAEIKTMSRPVGDSDEIAKVGSISANGEVAIGRQIADAMAKVGNEGVITVEENKGLETETKVVEGMQFDRGYLSPYFITNAQKMVVEQDDCVILLHEKKLTTLASMVPLLEAVMEAEKQLLIVAEDIEGDALAMLVVNKLRGGLKVAAVKAPGFGDRRNAMMEDLAVLTGGQVISVDMGTKLENVTMDMLGTAKKVAITKDHTTIIDGAGEKDAIAARVTQIQAQIEDTTSDYDKEKLQESLAKLVGGIAVIRVGGATEIEVKERKDRVDDALNATRAAVQEGVVPGGGVALVHAGKVLATLKGENGDQNAGIKIVRRAIQAPLRQIAENAGVDGSVVVGKVIENDSRSFGFDAQAEEYVDMLKAGVIDPTKVVRIALENAASIAGLLITTEAMVAQKPEKGGAGNEMADMGGMGGMM, via the coding sequence ATGTCCGCAAAAGAAGTTCGGTTTAGTACCGACGCCCGCGACCGCATGCTGAAAGGCATCAACACTCTGGCCAACGCCGTGAAGATCACCCTTGGACCCAAGGGCCGGAACGTCATTCTCGATAAATCCTGGGGTGCGCCACGCATCACCAAGGATGGTGTGACCGTTGCCAAGGAAATCGAGCTGTCGGATCATTTCGAGAATATGGGAGCGCAGATGGTCAAGGAAGTCGCGCAGCGCACCAATGACGAGGCTGGCGACGGCACCTCGACCGCCACCGTGCTCGCCCATGCGATTGTCCGGGAGGGCATGAAGTCGGTCGCGGCCGGCATGAACCCGATGGATCTCAAGCGCGGGATCGACAAGGCCGTTGCCGCGGTTGTCGCCGAGATCAAGACAATGTCCCGACCGGTCGGCGACAGCGACGAGATCGCGAAGGTCGGCTCCATTTCGGCAAACGGAGAGGTCGCGATCGGCCGCCAGATCGCCGATGCGATGGCCAAGGTCGGAAATGAAGGCGTGATCACCGTCGAGGAGAACAAGGGGCTGGAGACCGAGACTAAAGTGGTCGAGGGCATGCAGTTCGACCGCGGCTATCTGAGCCCCTATTTCATCACGAACGCGCAGAAGATGGTCGTCGAGCAGGATGACTGCGTCATCCTGCTTCACGAAAAGAAACTGACCACCCTCGCATCCATGGTGCCTCTGCTCGAGGCGGTGATGGAGGCCGAAAAGCAACTTCTGATCGTGGCCGAGGACATCGAGGGCGACGCGCTGGCGATGCTGGTCGTCAACAAGCTGCGCGGCGGCTTGAAGGTGGCGGCCGTCAAGGCGCCCGGCTTCGGGGATCGCCGCAATGCGATGATGGAAGACCTCGCCGTGCTGACGGGCGGTCAGGTGATTTCCGTGGATATGGGCACCAAGCTGGAGAATGTCACCATGGACATGCTCGGCACGGCGAAGAAGGTCGCAATCACCAAGGATCACACGACGATCATCGACGGTGCCGGCGAGAAGGACGCGATCGCGGCGCGCGTCACCCAGATACAGGCGCAGATCGAGGACACCACCTCGGACTACGACAAGGAGAAACTGCAGGAAAGTCTGGCCAAGCTTGTCGGCGGCATTGCCGTGATCCGGGTCGGCGGGGCAACTGAGATCGAGGTGAAGGAGCGCAAGGACCGCGTCGACGACGCGCTGAACGCCACCCGCGCTGCGGTTCAGGAAGGTGTCGTGCCCGGCGGCGGCGTGGCCCTGGTTCATGCCGGCAAGGTGCTGGCGACGCTGAAGGGCGAGAACGGCGATCAGAATGCCGGCATCAAGATCGTCCGGCGCGCGATCCAGGCACCATTGCGCCAGATTGCCGAAAATGCCGGGGTCGACGGATCGGTCGTTGTTGGCAAGGTCATCGAGAACGACAGCCGGAGCTTCGGTTTCGACGCGCAAGCCGAGGAGTACGTCGACATGCTGAAGGCCGGCGTTATCGATCCGACGAAAGTCGTTCGGATCGCACTGGAAAACGCCGCGTCCATTGCCGGGCTATTGATCACGACCGAGGCGATGGTCGCGCAAAAGCCCGAAAAGGGCGGCGCCGGTAACGAAATGGCCGATATGGGTGGAATGGGCGGAATGATGTGA